Genomic DNA from Prunus persica cultivar Lovell chromosome G1, Prunus_persica_NCBIv2, whole genome shotgun sequence:
GGTTGGctgtggagtggttggggagGTGATGCAAGATTGGACCGAAATGCCGCTCttaatttgacaaaaattggggattgtccttgaattgcttgAAATTCTAACTACAAGGACAAAATAGATCAAATTGAAACAACAGGGACCAAAAATGACTTTTAGCcttgtatttatatacatTTGTATGGAAATGCATATGTACGGAATTCCTCAGCGCAGAGGATGGAGTTTGTATCGATAATGTTGTTAATGTATTGATAACACGTTGATACGTTTTGCTATTGACTTGTTATAGACACCTTATCGACACCACATTCACATTAACAGACCTTTAAAGGATGGGCGTCCAGCAGAGAGGGGACTGTACATATGTACATATACAATTTTTCTATGATGCAGTTAACCATAAGTCTGGGTCACCATTTTTTGCCTTGCTGGTTGACCTCCACTGTACATGCCGATCAAGCGGCAGTTAAGACTTAAGACTTAGACTAAGATTAGAAAAGTCAGTGAAATAGACAGCTGAAAttgccaaaattaaaaatacggGACGATATTGGAAAATGACTTAATCTTGTGATGGTTTCAGTTAAAGATGCTTGCTgtggtgaataattttttttttcctcatatGAAATGCATGTTGGTTTGTGAAGCCAATGGATGCCTCGATAAATACTTGGAAGCTTTGTATGGCTTACTTTTGTATGTTTTCCCTTACTAAACAATGTATACTAGAAACCAGCCCGGTTGTTGCTTCATGGAAATTCTTGTTTTCTACATATAGAGGGAATCTGCATTTATTCTTTTATATCTGTTTTCCCACTCTAACCAGGCATGTGGTGCTTTTAGTTTGGCACCATTTCTGGAGCCCTATCTTCAAATGAGTACTGCTCTCTAAATTGTGCATTTTCTTGGCATCTTTTGTCTCATCGACATTACAGGCAGTCAAACCAACTCCATCCTGCCAAATGGTTTCAAGCAATGATTCAAATCGGAACCCCTCACCATCTGGTAAGTCCAAATTCCTTACTTTAGTAGATTGTGTTCAAAGTTCATATCTTTTGTTGGTTTCATAATCTTGGCATATTCAATTAACAGCATATATGGTATAGTTCTGAATTCTGAAATGTTTATTAGTGTTATATTTTTAGCAGGgtcaaaattacaaaaggTACCAGTGCATAAAATGGTTAGAACAGATTCATCGGATCCTGCTGGAAGGTTGCATGTTTACTTGCAACCAGAATCTTGTGGCCATCTTGAAAGGAATACTAGCTTGACTGCTATTAGGTAGGATTCTTACATAGTCCTTGAACAGTCAGTTTAATATCTTGTACTGGCTCAGTTGTTAAGCCGCACCTAGCGATGTTGTTCCACTTGTGTGATGTGTGCTAAGACAGTTACTATTGAGCATTGCGAGAATTAGATTATCTTATTAGCATACTTCATTCTGTCCACCCTTTTCTTTTACCTCCTTTTTGTTCTATTGTTTTTTGTAACTTTCCAATTTTGAGAATGGGTCAGTTCTTCCCTCTTGAGCCTTCAGAGGGGTGGATGATTTTGCTTGTAGAGCAGAAGATGGGAGGAACTCTTGTCTTTGTTTCAGCTGAGGGGTAGTGTGATACGTTGACATTGCCATAGAAACTTAGCTACCAGAGACTGATTCTGAGAAATAGGGTGGCAAATGTGTGAAGTTAGTTCTAATTTTACTTCAATTTTTGGGACACGGGGGAGGGGGGTCTGTTGCTCTTTGTTGTCATTCTCGTTTTACTGGGTGAAAATGTTATGAGAGCGATTGGAAGgggataatattatttttaatgtctcttttttttgggtatctGAATGTGCTCTCTTATTAATGTAAGATAATCTGGGTTTGTTCTATCCTCtccaaatatttttaattttttccccATTATGTTCCcaaagaaatttgatattCAATCCATTAATTAACTGATTTATAATCTGTGTATTTACTTGTGTTTGTatgtaaaatttgaaatgataGATCTTCTGTTAGACAAAGAAGAAATCCGAAGGAAACTGCTGATCTGACCAGCCTTCAGGAGCTTATAGATGAAATTGATCGCAATTGTCATTCTGGTCAGTTTGCAACCAAATTAATTGATCTGTTCTATGGTGGATACTTTCTTTTGGTAGCTAAAAGTAGCTGATGCTTTATGGTTTTCGTTTGTAGGTCTTCTGGACATTGTGAGACACTGCACCTATATTGGAATGGCAGATGACGTCTTTGCATTGCTTCAGCATGATACTCATCTTTACCTTGCAAATGTAGTGAACTTGAGGTAATCATCCTGTTgcttaaatatattatacacaaaTGGTTCTTGTGGTTTACCTCATAAGTCAAGGTAAAGccctttgttttgcttttggtaAGTATCCCTCTGTGGTCTATATCCATTACCAAACTTAGTAAATCGCTATATTTCTGTTATTTGTGCAGGGGTATTATGGTCATTTTGTCAAGGGATGTTGGTAAACTTAAAATGAGCTCTAATTAGTGGTGTGCACAACCAATTGGATAGCTTACCGAAAATAATTTACCCTAGATATTATTCCATTggtaaaaaaaaccaaatttcatTCCTGCACTAGTCGCTGACGTGCCCACTGTGCAAAATATGGATGTCTGTTTCGATTTCGTGACAGTACAGAAGAACCAACCTGATTTTCCTCTCCCCCTAAGGTACAAACGATCTCGTTGTGACCGTGAAGCACATCTGCAGATGCATATTCTCCCAGAACAgggttttaacttttaagACCCAAAATAGAGGAAAAATAGGAGATGGCCATGTCAAAATGGGGCCAATCAcatctatttatttatattataagtaTTTACTTGACCAACAAAAAAACCGATGGAggtaaaacaataataataaagctgAAATGCTAAATGATAAGGGGTCTTCTCTTCAATTGTTGTCTGCTTTTATAGATCTTCTATGAAGAATCTTTGAAGACAAGGGATTGATATAGAATTAGATTTGGTGTTTCCATGTGGGTGTCGTTGTTTAAACCCTTTAAAGATGTTTCTTTCAGTGTCATTCATCTTGACTGGTCTGCAGTTCTGTTAAAGGTGTGGCTGCATGCATCTTTTTTTTGGATGTGGCCTAATAGTGccttgttctttctttcttttgttttttggttacagGTGTTTGTTTTATGTGGACTTTGTACTTTGCATCCCTCTTTCAATGAATTTTTGGTCCTATGGTTTCTCATGATCAGTTCACTTATATCTATTTCTCAATGAAATTTCAGCAAAGAGCTCATGTACCAGCAAGTTCTGCGTCGGTTTGCCCATTTTAATGCTATACAAATAAGTGAGCCAGCCCCAGTGAAGGAGTTGATCGTGTTGGCACTAAAAGAGGGCAATTTAGATCCAGAATGCAGTGAGAATGTTGAGCTGAACGAGAAGATTGCAGAGGTAATTTACTTGCTTTCTTGAATTTGATTCccttaatttaaaaaaaaaaaaatcatatttatgTCTCTTTTGAGGAAATTCAGAACCCCTCCCTCCTAATCATAGGGAAGTTTCTTATTAAACCCTTCTTTAATAATCCATTACTTGCTAACAGATTTGACTTGCAGTACAGTTGCATGTGATTTTCATGGCCAAAATAGTAATAAGcctataaattaataaattaattaaaaataaaacagagaaaaacaagataaCCCCACCACCATTAGAGCAGGGACTCAAGTATCGGCGTACACGTTTTAAGAGAATGCAGACATCTTACCCCTGGCTGCAGTTCAACCCTGGATGCAGTTCAATGATGAGAACTTTCCAATCTTAGGCCCTTCTTCAAGCATAATATCATATCCCAAACTCGTGGGTCTGAAAATGATTGGGCAAATGTCCAAGCCTCCTGGACTGAGCAGTGCCTCAATATAGTAGGGAGGAAGCCATAATAGGGGTTTAATTTTCTGATTCCAGATCCACTAGCTCAGGATATTAACATAAGAGACCCTACggagcaacaaaaaaaaaaagaatcaatcTTTAGTCTTTTCCTTCGCCACTGCCAAGTCCTCACTGCACCAATTCCTCAACTTGCACAAAAACTGTTATAGAGCGAGCATCACTTAAGATCATAGCTTAGTAGTGGTAGGGTAACTACCCCTCAACCATCAACTAGGCGTGAAAATGTTAAATATTAGTGTTGATGGGAATATTTTTCACATATAATAGTAGTACTTTTGAAAGTGTCTCTACATAAATCACATGAAAATGAAACCCAAGCAGTGAACTAGTCCACTGCTGGTCTGCAAAGGCTTATTTGAAATCAAGCGTTATCCCAGAACAAGATTAGAAAGAACTTATCATCATTACAATTAAAACTGTTGTACAAGTGATGAGAATTTAATATAATGGGACCCACTTAGTAATAACTTTTGACCTTGGATAAAGTAATTGTAACTTGtgtatgtaattaattgtGATAgtagttgtatttttatttattgaaggaAAATGTTCCCTTTACTAACCACCTGCATGCTGACTGCTTCATTGTGAAGGAAGAGATCACAGACTGGAGAATTGccctttaatattttttaaggtGTTTGTTCCTGGTGGACTTGCGCATCTTGTTCTCTTACTTCTCTCCACTCTTAAAgaaaattctttttcttagaATTGAGATAGTAACAGactgaagttcaaaatattAATGAGCAGATCTCCTCTTGTTTACCGCTAGATCTATTGATTCTTTGATTCTCATTACTAATCTATGGCTGTATTAATCCCATCAGCTGGGTTCAACATTTGAAGTTTTCTCCAATTTGCAGTAGTTTAGGGTCAATGCTCGTCTTAAATAgctgagttttgtttttactatATTATAGTGATGCTTCTGCAGATGAACATGGAACTACTCAAGCAAAAGGCTGATATGATAGAGGAGTACTTTTGCATTCATATAGATAAAGATGGAAATTTGTCTAGGCTTCCAGTTATACTTGATCAATACACACCTGACATGGATCGTGTCCCTGAATTTGTGCTTTGTTTGGGCAACGACgtaagttattttttattttcttggttATCAAGATTTTCCCATATTTATAACCATATTAGTTTGTGTGGTGATTCTGACGCCTTATACTTTGGAAGACAACAACAATACACACTTCTGATGAAAAACATCCCTattaaattcaaaatagaTTGGCGGTAGGTGGAGAGGATCAATATTTTCTGTATGGGACGCTAAATACTTAATTCGGAGGTTTATATAATTGCTCTCAACTGCCTCTTAATATGTTACAGATTGAATCAAACTTGTGGGTTGATTAATATCTGGTGACATGGAGTAtgttgatgctctttttgGGAGGTCAACTTAGAGAGAAGTGGGTTGTCTTCAGGGTGAGGACCTTCGGCAAGGGAAGAGCTGCTCCGGACACCGGTatggtgccggccgaaggctctccgatgcttaagtcagCTAAGAGTGGTAAattggcagagtaacagtaaaagtgagagagaagttaccctttttacttgggtactgttccctatttatagggaagtgaaagtgggaggtttgcacaaagtttcgatgtgggactttgtgcaagtcgctatggtggcgacacgtgtcctggagatttGGTTCAGCAGTTTGGGAGCTTCGgtaggtgtctggcacctcggaagaGTGTCTTCCTTCGGTAGGGGAGAAGGCTTGTCTGCCTTGGTGTTAGTCGTTTTAAGGCTGGATATGCTCGGTTGATTATGAAGTAAACAAAGTAGTAAGAGTAAAACTGGATTAGACAAGCCGATGAATTGTGTTGATTTGTGCCAATAAATTTGGAGACCTAGACATACTGAGAAGTGGGTAAAGAGCCTAATAATTTttgccaccaaaaaaaaaaaaaaaaaaaaaaaaaaacataaaaggaACAAAGCCTTccgattttgagatttttgttCTCTACAATCTTTACCTCTTCAACTTGTACAACACACACAGCTTCCATGAAAATGACCAtatctcttctctttttttattattaatttaagtTGAATTTTTTCGGTCATGTCATGAttagaaagtaaataaaaccaattgaTATTTGAATGATTTGATCCAGGAGTTCCGACCATAACCTGATTGGTTGGTATTGAATTTTTCAGAATGTTAATCATTCTTTTATGTGGCttattagaaattttttttttggacataATAATAGGATCACAATGATGCATTTATTAATCAAAAGGAGCTTTATTAAGAGTTCATGTGTAACAAAAATTTCATGCATTTTATGTGACTAACATGCTTCAGAATTGAGTGTTTATGTTGATGTTCTTATCTTGGAGGGACATGTCAATTGTGAGGCTACTCTTGAGcatccatttttctttgttaagtTAAAATGCAAAAGTATTTCCAATGTGACACACTGATGAGGAGACCATATAGCTGTCCTATTACTTTTGATATTCTCTATCTTTGCTGAGAAATGTAAATTTTTTGGCGCTTACTTTAATTTTCcgtttattttttaggttgactgggaggaggaaaaaaaatgccTTCAAGTAATTTCAGCTGCACTTGGAAACTTCTATGCCATGCATCCTCCTATGTTGCCCAACCCATCTGGTGATGGCTTGCAATTTtaccaaaagagaaaaccttTCAGGAATCCTGAAGAAAGGCTTTCTTGCAGTACTGGTATGTCTGTTTGCAGCTGGATCTCCACATCTCTGTTTAAAGAGTCGTAATATATTGATTTCCTTTCAGTTTTATAaagtgatttttaatttttagaagTTAGTTTGTGcatgatgaaaaaaaatgttttaacCTTCCATCAGATGTATTTAGAATTATTTAAGTACAGCTAGAGATATTCAGAAAGAATCTGAGCCAAATCACGTGTCAAGATCCAGTGGGAATGACATATGGCTAGGGATTTCAAGAATGAAGAGAACTGATATATTGGAGGCTGATGAGGAATCTTGAGGCGGTGTGATTAAAATCAATAGGATGAACATATCGAAGATTATTTCCTAAAAGTTGACTTTGCTTTTAGCGCTCAAGTCAGTAATCATGACAGATTTTTTAGGAATACAAGGAAAACTCCCACCAAGTTAGGGTGAAAAAATATAGTAACACTAGCAGCACATTCATTGTCAATTTGCAAATCTGCGTTCACAAAATCAATGATCTCCAGGCATCTTAAAGTTTTCTTTTGATCTTCTGAAACCTCATAACGTTTGCAGTTTATTGGTACTAAAAACTCCAGCCAGTTACATGGGGATCTCCAGGCGTATGATAGATAGTAATCAGCActcagtctctctctgtctctctctctctgtgcttGTATTTGTCAGAACAAAAACATACTTGAGCattaatttcatgcaattgaAATCAATTAAATAACACCAATCTGAGCTGGAAtgcttttttttggtgtgtacAGGAGATGATGTCATGACAGAAAATGAAATCGAGCATGAACTAGTTGCAGAGGCAGAGACTGCATGGGCCCAGCGCGAGTGGTCTATCCAGCATGTTTTGTTTCCATCAATGAGGCTCTTTTTCAAGCCACCAAATTCTATGGCTACAAATGGAACATTTGTCCGGGTAAGCTGCATTTCTTTACCAAAAGTCTATGACATACTTATTAATTGCTTCTAGATTCTTCAGATACCCCTAAAGACTAAACTTAACTTCTTAGTGTTCAATTGTCAagaatctgttttttttcttttttcgcaTGTAGACGACAATATCTCTCTGTCTGTCCTGTTTAGCCACATGTTGGTCTCTTTGCTCCCTTTTATACATATGACCATCTGTGTTTCACTATTGTTATCTATTATTGtctagtattattttttatatttttattattaatattactAATTTTATCATTATTGATGCTGTTGtcactaatttttttatattataaattctCGGTTTGTTGGGGaagtgttgttttgttttttcttatattaaaaaaacatattttcattaaaGAGGAACAGAACAATATAGAAGATAAGTTGTCCCTGGTCTAGCTAGAAGATGATAGCTCAccgaaacaagaaaaacagcGAAACATAGCTAAGCAACAAAGATACATGGATGCAGAGCTGCAAAAATTAGTGCATAATGACATCcgttttgtaattgaaatgATATGGGAATCTTGCAATTTGTATATCTGAAAATCGAGGATATCCTTTGCTCTTTGTAGGTAGCTTCACTCGAGAAACTATACAGGATTTTTGAAAGATGCTAATGCCACTGATCAGCGTCATGACAGAAGATGGTGCAGAGGAGGGTCATGTTTACAGGCTCATGCGTTCAGCTTACTTTCAATGCACTACATGGTTCCTTATGCTCACTGTAATTGGTTTTGTACAGGACTCTGGGTTTGGTGATATTAAAATTTTGTGAGAAAACCAGTCAGGAGCATTGTTTTCCCTTCAAAGTGGTGTATATTATAATTAgtttaaaatctataaaaatcctttttgagttttgacagTGGCGTTCATCTGTGTTTCATATTTTTGTAACCCAATTTTTGAATGGGATTGAACATATAATCCTATTCGGCTGTTTCATGCTAGGATACACTTAGCTTCATTagaatataaacaaaaagagcCGGCGAGAAGattgtagctcaagtggttagGAGCATTCActtaagttttttcttttcgattTGACTAGCACCCAAAAGTAAATCAAAGATTGTCCTCAATGTTCCGAATTAAAGCATGACTAATGCAAGAAATAAGATGGCTGAGGATGGTACATGGAACTCGGAACTCGCCTTTTCAATTTCCTTGAAATTATTCATAAAATGaaccacatatatatattccaagaGAACTCAATAAACCGATTAAGGGGTACGAATTTCTGCAGCTgatttttggttgaaaatatGCAAGATCATTTATCTAAAACCTTCcaacttatatttttttgagtaaatttaggttttagccacaaaaaaaaactttcacttttggaaaaagccaaaaattttctgaaaaagacagaaaaaccccTCAACTTttaaaccaaagacatgcatatgtaaagaattttttaggaaatccaaaaatagataagggcatttttgtcaattttggatgcttttaaaaatatttctctctcctttggcctTTTCCAAAATATTCATTATCCAAGTACCTTTTTGGTTTACAACACGTTATCTCCAATTTTCTGTTATTCTATTACTTCTCTATTAACGCGTTGCCTCATGAAAACAACATAACCATTTCCTTTGTTAGCTCACACATTTTTCAGTCGCATTTGGGAGAGATtgtgtttccctctttttggCCGAGGCGGCCGACGGAAGGAACTTTTGGTCCTTCTTTTGAGTGCGGAGCGTGCCACCACCAAACCACGAATTTGGGCTTGAATGGAATGTGAGTAGATGGATGTGTTGTGCTTCTAACTTTTGATCAAACGATTGATCAGCCAAGCAAGGAACTTCATCTTGGCCTAGATTCTTTCACTTCCTCGAGCTCGAGGATGGTTAGGCTTCGTACGaatgtttttgtgatttttagggttttaagtAAAAATAGTGCAATTAAACTAAATGTGTGTTTAAACGTAAAGACAAGAATTGAagtgcgataaagtaaatcAAAGCGATAAATGAAGTAAGAACGAGATAAAAAGCGATAAGAACgataaaaatgataaaaataataaactaaaataaactcgcaattaaacttaataaaagtgcgataacaatgaaaagtaaagcaattgaaataGACTTGAAttaaaatgacaagaaaatataaattgaacaagaatttaaattacactaggaaaaggaagaactcGCCACACTAGGtgcttgaaaagtaaaatcataagtttatgaaaagaaaagtgccAAACGAAAGATAGGTTTGTTTGTCTGATGTTTTTTGGGCTAGCCATTGAATGGCCAAAtgtcaactcttttaaaaatCCTTCCTTTCGAGGCGCCCCTAAATCCGTGGGATTGCAATGAAGTAGATTTCCTATTGaaatttgtaattattttctGTTGCATGATTTATTTCCTTATGCCTCTGCCTCTatctccatctccatctcTTCCTCAGGTTTCAAGGTTGCATATGCACTTCTCTGATTTTGGGCACATAACCAAAACACAGTCGGTTACAACCACAGCCCAGAAAACGGGATGGAGTTTTGGCAAGTGATGTTGTTTTAACCGGCATTGGGGTGTTGGTCTACTTAAAGGGCACTAATTGTTAGCTATTgggccccgtttggttcacggaacGAATTTGAAGGGAAATAatttcccatgtcatttcccAATGGACGGgaaatggaaaatttatttcccaCATTTGGTAATGCTGGAAAAGTAACCGggagatatcactttatttcctttcccatgtttgttttaagtatgaatggaaaacaaagtttgtataaattttttgtataaattttcaattatacccatattaaatcaaataaaaaaagaatgcatttaataatatattataattctagttaatggggacaaaatggtcatgaaaaatatttatttaatattggctcattttctcaaactttcacatgaggagggaaaacaaaatccaagttGGAAGGATGACTTCACTTCCCCCCTTACTTTCATATTGGCCAGACAACGATTTCGTATACCTGAACTTACtaaacatgggaaagcaatttgatttcctatttccaagtctcatttcccatgaaccaaatggGGCATTGATATGATTGTAAACAGTTAATGAGTTAGGTGTGCAAGGCACGGGAGTTGTTAGTAGTGTATGTGAATTAGTTAAATAACTGTATAAAGTGTAATAGTACTGTAGATTAAAAGATTAAGAAATACAGAAATCAAGATTGCTAAGCAACAAAGATAGCGAAACATAGCTAAGCAACAAAGATACATAGAAGCAGAGCCGCAAAAATTAGTGCATAAAAGAATTCCAATTATACAATATAGCTTGAGAAGAACTATCCCTaaattccaaacataaagacatccgttttgtaattgaaatgATATGGGAATCTTGCAGTTTGTAAATCTGAAATGATATCCTTTGCTTTTTGTAGGTAGCTTCACTCGAGAAACTATACAGGATTTTTGAAAGATGCTAATGCCACTGATCAGCGTCATGACAGAAGATAGTGCAGAGGAGGATTCGATGCACTACATGGTTCCTTATGCTCACTGTAATTGGTTTTGTACAGGACTCTGGGTATGGTGATATTAAAATTTTGTGAGAAAACACCCTTTTCCAAGTTTGTTTTCCCTTCAAAGTGGTGTATATTATAATTAgtttaaaatctaaaaaaatcctttttgagttttgaaagTGGCGTCCATCTGTGTTTCATATGCTTGTAACCTAATTTTTGAATGGGATTGAACATATCATCCTATTCGGCTGTTTCATGCTAGGATACACTTAGCTTCATTAGAATATAAACTACAAGAGCTGGCGAGGAGattgtagctcaagtggttagGAACATTcacttaaattttttcttttcgacTTGGCTAGCGCCCAAAAGTAAATCAAAGATTGTTATCAATGTTGTGAATTAAAGCATGACTAATGCAAGAAATAAGATGGCTGAGGATGGTACATGGAACTCgctttttcaatttccttgaaattattcaaaaaatgaaccacataatttttatatatatgaagaaatTCAAAGAGAACTCAATAAACTGCTTAAGGGGTGGGAATTTCTGCAGCCgatttttggttgaaaatatGCAAGATCATATATCTAAAACCTTCCAACTTATATTTTTTGTCATATTCATTATCCAAGTCCCTTTTTGGTTTACAACACATTAtctccaattttttattattttatttctctatTAACGCGCTGCCTCATGAAACAACATAACCATTTCCTTTGTTAGCTCACGCATTTTTCAGTTGCATTTAGGAGAGACTATGTAAGCCTGTCATTTGGCAAATGCACATTTTATTCATGTGATGGTTTCtttgtgttaattttttttccaatacaAGCTATAGTTTAAATTACGAAGGAAAGAGAGGtttcatacacacacacacacattacTAAGATGCtatggggattcgaacttgaaacACTGGTCTgtaaatcaaagtaattttCCACTGAGCTAGACTCCGTAGACTgtgtgtttttattattaaatttccTCAAAACGGAGTATATCATTAGAACCAGAATATCATAACTGTAGTAcaaagaaatacaaagaaaatgaaactgATGGACCCTCAAGATTTATAGGCAAAACTCTACGCAAGAGGAGCTTGGGGCTTGATCAACCATGTAGAGCTTATGTTTAAGCCTCACCCTTAGGGAGTCACTTAGCAGACTCTTTAGGAACGCCTTTGAGATTATCTTTGCAGACTCTTTAAGAGTGCCTTCCCCCAACTCAAAGTCATCATTTGAGAGTAGGGGAAATATCCGTTCACATTCACACCATTCCTGCATAAATGTACATCAATGATGATCATATCTATGATTTTCTCCTTCgagaatttggtttttttttttttttatgaaaaaaaaaatgtatgacctatcttttttaaagaatagaaTAGAAATTTCATTAATCTTCTAGGAACAGTGCAAAAGAACCTGCACGTAAGAACGCAATTTCATTAAAACCTTCTCACATAAAACCATATTAGAAACCCTTGGGTAAGAAAAAGAGTGTCACACATGCATTCGACTACCAAAAGAgtcaaaataaacaaagaccAAACGAAATAACGCAGAGCACAACTACAAGCCCAACAAATAACATTCCGCCACAACATAATACTGTCAAAGAAGAACTTCTATTCTCGCATAATTCTTTGAACAGTGCTGAAAAGGGAGAGCATGTGGACTACATTCATAACGTCTTAATGAAAATAGACCTATATCTAAGAAGCccttaatttttgagtttaattGGTCAATATGGCAATGACTCAACAGTTAATCAACAACTCATGAGTCTCAGTACTAGCAGCAAGGCCATCCTGCAGTCACCTAGCTATTCTGTCTCTAATAAGACCCCCACCTCCAATTCTTCTAATTGATGACCAATATcataggaaaaaagaaaaggtgagAACCCAAATCTCAATACATTTATTAACATGAGTTCCCCCTATCATTTCAATTGGC
This window encodes:
- the LOC18793172 gene encoding DNA mismatch repair protein MLH1 isoform X1; translation: MEMEIEAEEEQVQMEPPKIHRLDDSVVNRIAAGEVIQRPVSAVKELVENSLDACSSSINVVVKDGGLKLIQVSDDGHGIRYEDLPILCERHTTSKLSTFEDLQSIKSMGFRGEALASMTYVAHVTVTTITKGQLHGYRVSYKDGVMEHEPKACAAVKGTQIMVENLFYNMTARRKTLQNSADDYSKIVDVLSRFAIHHMNVSFSCRKHGAARADVNSVATISRIDAIRSVYGVSVARCLMKVEALDKDPSSSVFQMEGFISNSNYVAKKITMVLFINDRLVDCTALKRALEIVYAATLPKASKPFIYMAIILPPEHVDVNVHPTKREVSLLNQEIIIEKIQSVVESRLRSSNETQTFQEQAVKPTPSCQMVSSNDSNRNPSPSAGSKLQKVPVHKMVRTDSSDPAGRLHVYLQPESCGHLERNTSLTAIRSSVRQRRNPKETADLTSLQELIDEIDRNCHSGLLDIVRHCTYIGMADDVFALLQHDTHLYLANVVNLSKELMYQQVLRRFAHFNAIQISEPAPVKELIVLALKEGNLDPECSENVELNEKIAEMNMELLKQKADMIEEYFCIHIDKDGNLSRLPVILDQYTPDMDRVPEFVLCLGNDVDWEEEKKCLQVISAALGNFYAMHPPMLPNPSGDGLQFYQKRKPFRNPEERLSCSTGDDVMTENEIEHELVAEAETAWAQREWSIQHVLFPSMRLFFKPPNSMATNGTFVRVASLEKLYRIFERC
- the LOC18793172 gene encoding DNA mismatch repair protein MLH1 isoform X2, with translation MEMEIEAEEEQVQMEPPKIHRLDDSVVNRIAAGEVIQRPVSAVKELVENSLDACSSSINVVVKDGGLKLIQVSDDGHGIRYEDLPILCERHTTSKLSTFEDLQSIKSMGFRGEALASMTYVAHVTVTTITKGQLHGYRVSYKDGVMEHEPKACAAVKGTQIMVENLFYNMTARRKTLQNSADDYSKIVDVLSRFAIHHMNVSFSCRKHGAARADVNSVATISRIDAIRSVYGVSVARCLMKVEALDKDPSSSVFQMEGFISNSNYVAKKITMVLFINDRLVDCTALKRALEIVYAATLPKASKPFIYMAIILPPEHVDVNVHPTKREVSLLNQEIIIEKIQSVVESRLRSSNETQTFQEQAVKPTPSCQMVSSNDSNRNPSPSGSKLQKVPVHKMVRTDSSDPAGRLHVYLQPESCGHLERNTSLTAIRSSVRQRRNPKETADLTSLQELIDEIDRNCHSGLLDIVRHCTYIGMADDVFALLQHDTHLYLANVVNLSKELMYQQVLRRFAHFNAIQISEPAPVKELIVLALKEGNLDPECSENVELNEKIAEMNMELLKQKADMIEEYFCIHIDKDGNLSRLPVILDQYTPDMDRVPEFVLCLGNDVDWEEEKKCLQVISAALGNFYAMHPPMLPNPSGDGLQFYQKRKPFRNPEERLSCSTGDDVMTENEIEHELVAEAETAWAQREWSIQHVLFPSMRLFFKPPNSMATNGTFVRVASLEKLYRIFERC